TCGCCAATCTTTACGCGGCCTTCGTCGATAAAGATATTGGCCGGCTTGAGATCGCGATGCACGATGCCGTGATCATGAAGGTAGGCGACGGCTGAGGCGATCCCCTCGAACCACGCCAGCGCCATGTCTTTGGGCATCCCCTCAGGGTAACGCTCGATCATGTCTTCGAGCGACGCTCCCGAGACGTACTCCATCACGACCCACTGATCTTCGAGATCGTCGGTGCGGATATCGAACAGCGCAACCAAGTTGGGGTGCTTGAGATTCAAGCACTGCTTGACGCCGCGGAGCTCAACTTCTAGATTCCGTCGGATGAGCTTCAGCGCGACTTCCTTGCCGGCATCGCTGACGGCAAAGTAGACCTCGCCAAAGCCGCCGCTGCCGACCCCGCGTTTGATCGTGTAGCCCTCAAGGGGACGAGTCCCGCTGGCGTAGGTAAATCGCGTCGGCTTGCGTGGCGGCTGACTGTTCCCAGAGTCGGGGACGTCAGTCTCGGCAGGCTCAGACGGGGCGGGATGGGGATTCATGGTTAGCGTTTCGGGCATGAGAAGTCGTGGCTCCTAACCACTATGCTATTGTAACCTCATTGCTTGTAAGGTTTTAGTTCTAGCCGGGCAGGTTTCGCTGGGGTGCTTACTCGGCGAATCGGCAAGGATGCTTCTCAGAGTGATTCGAAACTCAGAGCGAAATCTTCCCCCTCAATGCGGGAATTCTCCGCAATTTCCCCCACTTCGACGCCCGGCTCGTCGTCAATCGTCAGTGGGGAGTTGCCCCGGCACCTGAGTTCGTCGCCGTGTCGGAAGAGCACCAGTTCCTCGGACCACTTGCGGCAGCGGACGTGACTATGGGCCTGAGGGCCGAAAACGCAGGTGTCTGCCATTAGGACAATTCCATCCACGGCAGGTTCCAACTTGTTGTGAGTTTGCAGTTGCAGCACCGCCGTGGCACTTAGCACGTGTGGGCGAGTAAACTTCAGCTCCACGGCATCGGAGAGGCCAATCGAGTCGCCGTCGTGTACCACCGTCGGCTCGGTGAGTTTGACTCCATTGATGGTCACTTTGTTTCGAGGTTCCAGAACGTAGTCGCCACCCTCGCGTCGGATGACAGCGTGGCGTCGCGAAAGGTCCGCCAAGATCGGCACATCAACACCGCCGACCGGATCGGGCCGGCCTAAGACAATCGTGTCTCCCAAACACACGAGATAGCCGCCGACTGCGTCAATCCAAGCGACCATGCGTGGGCCTGAATGCTGGTTGGATTGCGAAGGTGTCACGGTGTCGCTCTTGGCACTGACGGGCTTCTGGGTGCTGTGTTTCTGCGGATTGGGTTTCCAACTGGCTCTCTGCTCGCGTTTAGCAGGTCGGCGGAGTTGCAAGGAAGCGACATGTCCGCCAAGTTGTCCAGCGGGAGGTCCCTGGTAGGCACGGGTGACCTCCATACCGACTGCTTTCCAGGCCTTGCGACGCGCCCGACGGGCAGCCGCATGGGACGGAGCTAATTCTAGCAGAGCATCGGCGGTCGCGAGGACCCCGCTCCATTGTCCGGCAGAGATCTGCTCGTGCAGCTTAGGCTCAAGTTCGTGGGTTTCTTTTCCCTTTTCTTCGGCCACGCGAATCGACTCCTCAATGTTACTAGCCAGTTCTGTGGTTGCCGGCTCTAAGGTTGTCGGGGCAGAACTGTCCGATGGCAAGAGATCCTTTGCTGCTTTCCAGTGAGCGACCGCTTTGCGAAATTCTCCTTTGGCTGAGCATTGCTGGGCGGCGGCGACTTTCGCGGTGATGCTCGCCCACACCTTCGCGGTTCCGCTCGCCAAGCGTCGTCGTTTCATTCGGGCAAGCTCATCCTGGGCACTTTGGGTGTCCCCAATCGCAAGCCAGTGAAGAACCTTCTCGAGCCGCTCATTCTGTTGTGAGATGCGAAACTGTTTGAGGTCTTCCTCTTTCGCCCCCAGGTTGGCTGCACGATCAAGATCGCGCCACCCTGCACTACTGGCTCCTTCAGCAATTCGTTCTCCGGCCCTTGCCAGTAATTTGTGGGCCAACTCTTGGGAGAGTCGCTTGGCGGGTAGGAATTCACGCAGCCCTTTGTCGCTTAGGGCGCGGACTGCCTCGTCCCAGCGACCTTCCGCAACCGCCATCCTTGCCGTTCGAAGTTGAAGTCGCCAATACATGGGAGTTGTGAGGGGCTAGAGGTGAGAGGCGAGCGAACACAGAAATGACCAGATCCAAATTACCAATGACCAATGCTCGGGTTGGGACTCCCAAGCATTGGTCATTAAGGCTTGGTCATTGGTCATTCAACAGACAGGCTGACCTTCGCCAGCGAAGTCTCGCCAGCTTCTTCAATCAGGAAGTAGTCCGCGACTTGCTCAGTAATGTCATCAGGCGTCGTCTCGTCGAGAGGAATCTCTTCGACGAAGTTCACGTCGGCATTGGCGAGCTTTGCGGCGACATCTAGCCGTGTGCGAATGTCGTGCATGAGACCTTTAGCGCGAGCGAGTTGACTGTCGTCGAATTGGAAATCGCTCGAAGCTTCGGCGACTTCAACCAACTTGAGCTTGGCTTCCAGGTTCTCCACTTCGACTTGAAGCTGACGCTGCGAGCTCATCATGGCTGTGAGCTTTGCCTGGGCGGCTTCCAGATTACGTTGACGGGCGTCACGCATTTGCTGCAGGCTACCGAGCGTGGCATCGCAAGTCTTGAAGCGATTAAA
The genomic region above belongs to Lacipirellulaceae bacterium and contains:
- a CDS encoding FHA domain-containing protein — its product is MYWRLQLRTARMAVAEGRWDEAVRALSDKGLREFLPAKRLSQELAHKLLARAGERIAEGASSAGWRDLDRAANLGAKEEDLKQFRISQQNERLEKVLHWLAIGDTQSAQDELARMKRRRLASGTAKVWASITAKVAAAQQCSAKGEFRKAVAHWKAAKDLLPSDSSAPTTLEPATTELASNIEESIRVAEEKGKETHELEPKLHEQISAGQWSGVLATADALLELAPSHAAARRARRKAWKAVGMEVTRAYQGPPAGQLGGHVASLQLRRPAKREQRASWKPNPQKHSTQKPVSAKSDTVTPSQSNQHSGPRMVAWIDAVGGYLVCLGDTIVLGRPDPVGGVDVPILADLSRRHAVIRREGGDYVLEPRNKVTINGVKLTEPTVVHDGDSIGLSDAVELKFTRPHVLSATAVLQLQTHNKLEPAVDGIVLMADTCVFGPQAHSHVRCRKWSEELVLFRHGDELRCRGNSPLTIDDEPGVEVGEIAENSRIEGEDFALSFESL